The genomic segment ACTGCCGCACTGCGCCTGCGCGCACGGCCTACCGCGCAAGGGGAGGGTTTGGCGCATGCGGGCGTGTCTCCCGGGACTCTGGAGCAACCGAGCCCCAGGCACCTCCGGTAGGTTTGGCGTGCGCGGCTTTCTGCAGATCGGAGACTAGCTTGCCCGTTACATCACCGGTGCATCGCTTCTTGCTGGCTTCACTTGCCACCACACGGGCTTCTATTGCAGAAATCGCCTAGGCTCAGGGGCTGCAGAGCGGGGCGACCTTGGTGACTGATGTGCCCACCCCAGCAGATCTCCGGGCACGAGTTGGACACTGTTGTGGGTTGTAGGAGATCTCATTCTCCCCAACTTTGCAGCTGCTCTTGGGCTTCATCAGCTTCTCGATTGGAAGCCAAGGGGCTAAAACTCAGAAAAGCAAATACACTTCCCTGATGAGGCTTCCAGAGGAGCAAGAATAGCGACGTGATGCCACCTGCAGCCCTATAAAGATTGGCCCCTCTGTCTTCCCCTCACAGTCGTGGCCTCTTAACGTTCTTGTGTTCAAGTGCCAAAATGAGTGACCGCTATCTAGAACAAAGGATTAGTATCAAATTTTGCGTGAAATTAAACAAGTCGGCAAGCGAGACCCACCATCTTTTAAAAGAAGCTTATGGGGAGGAAGTCATGTCAAGGGCCAGAGTTTTTGACTGGCACAAAAGGTTTAAAGAAGGGCGAGAAGACATTCGAGATGATGCCCGAAGTGGTCGTCCAGTCACTCACCGGACGGATGAAAATATCCGGAAGGTCAAGGACTTGGTTTGTTCCAACAGGCAGTTAACCGTGAGGATGATGGCTGAAGAGTTAAATTTAGATAAAGAAACCGTTAGACTCATTCTCAAAGAAAACTTGAATATGAGAAAAGTTTCTGCAAAAATTATATCAGGTATTCTGAAGGGTGAGCCTCAACCTCGCAAACTTGACTTTCGGTCTGATCTTTCCAAGGAAACGAGGAAAAATAGCTCATGTGTGGGGAAAAAGGGAGCAGGTTCTGAAACATGGAGTCCTCTTCAGTGCAAAGCTGGTGGGGAAATGCCTCTGCCGCTATCCCATCCCAAAATCCATTACCCTGCCAGCCAGCTTCTGCAGCCTTCATCTTCAGCAAGCCTTCCCACCAGGGCCGCTCAGGATTGGTTCACACCGTGGTGAAAGGACTGTGGGGTAGCTGAACCCGAGCTGGAAAGCTGCCTCTGGCTTAGGCACCCTCACTTGCTACTCATCTATTTTCAGCTTCTTTCCCATTCCTCCCTACTGGTCCTGGCCCTGTTCCTTACTCTTTGCTCGACTCTTGAGCCATCTTCCTTGCTGTGCTCCACAACTTTGAAGACCTTTTGGCTGTTGACTTTGGTACTGGCTAgtgcctgaatttttttttttttttcttttttctaaatgagGTTGGATCTTTTCACTGCCCAGAACTTAGCTTGTTATGGCTGTCTTCTTCCTTTTGCTCAATTTCCTGCCTCAAGGGATCCTATTCCCATGAAAGGTGGGAGCAGAACCTCTTGGAATCTCCCTCTCTGTTCCCAGGGAGGCATACGCCTCTGAGAGGATCCCAAAAGAAGGCCTGCAGTTCCAGCCTGCTTCACAGGGAGGGTCTGAGGTATGGTGCAGAAGGCAGTAGCATGCTGACATAGGGAGCAGTGCTAAGGGCTGATCCAGCCCAAATGACTCAGGGGGAGCCCCTCAGAACTCAGTGATCAGCCACCGTAACCTTCTCACAGACCTACCCCTTACAGAAGAGCTGAGTTTGCTTCTTTCTAGTCTTGTGCTGTGGAATCCCCCCTGATACACACTCATTTGGGTGTCTCCCctctgctggaggaggaggatCTGCTTTTGATAAACTGGGGACTCAGGTCCAGGCTGTGATGTGTGAGGAGAAGGCCAAGGTGACACTCTAGAGCTTGAATTAAGGCAGTCGGCTGCCCTTGTGCTGATGACCACACGGCAGCCTGTTTTTAGTAACCGATACCAGCagtgttgggtgtgtgtgtgttttgagcaCCTGCAGTTTTTAGAACCCTGCTCCTTATGGACGGTGTGAGGTTTTGAAATAAGACCAAGGGCTGGGCGGACTGCTGGATGAGGTGGCTTCTGAACTGGATCTGAAAGGGAGGATGAGACGAGGGGGCTAGGGAGTTGGGGCAAGCTCCCCAGGCAGGTGGAACAGCATGAGGTTTCAGACCTGCCTCGGTAGGAAAATAATGGCACTCTTGGCTGAAACAGCAGAGTCTCAAGAGGAAGCTAATGGTGTCATGCAGAAGACAAATAGTCTGGGGTAATGTGCTTCCTCTCCTCGTCCCCCAACACTTATCTAGTCTCATACATTGCATCTCCCTGAGTCTGTGCATAGGTTTGTAATAACCCACGTATTTGATGATTGAATTTTCTCATCAAACCCTCCCAAAAGCACAGGCTCTGCAAGTTCAACCTCCTTTATCGCTCACTGGCTCTCTGTCAGGATTTGTGGAATGAAATTTTTCCCCAAGTGGGTTCCAAGTCATACCACATAGACCGGAAATATCCCAGAAGGTCTGGTGGAAGaatgtgtgtgttgggtgggggtgggatggttAGTACTCGCATTCCAGGGATTAGCCAGTGTCTCTGTCCTCACCCACGGATTTCTGCATAGAACAGCTCCTGTTATTTACTTGCCAAGTTAGTAAACAATATTGGTTGATAGCAGAGGCCCAACATTTATTCCAATTATTTCTAGCTCCTCTCTATTGCCTGAGTTCCCCACTAATAGCGTCAGCTTTGAGGCCCCCTGATATTTAGAGCTTATCCCACAATTAAAAGATACTGTGCAGGAAAACTCTCAAGCTAAGCAACGGCTCACAGACTTCTGCCTGCTTAGCACTTTCTAGACTTTTCATCTCAGGATCATTACCTCTTCCTGCATCAGGTGAGGCCCCGGGCTCCCCGTAAGTCCTTGCCAACAAGGATACTGCACTTCTGGAGGAAACTCCCAAAGCGGGCAACTTTTGGGCTGAATATAATGTGAATCTTGGCTCGGCCTGGGGGTGATGGCTGCAGAATTGTATGCTTCTGTGCCCAAGCCAGGTTCCTACAGCAGGACCTGGAGGCATGAGCTCTAATCTGTGATAACACAGAGGTCCTGAGAGAACTCATTTCTGGATTTATTCCTGTCCTGTGAACAGGCTGGGAGTGACCCTGCCAAAGATGCTAGAGCAAGACCATGCTGGAGTGCAGGGGACCAGAAGCAGGGTTGGCCCAGACAGGGTTTGGACAAAAGGCAAGTGGAAGCAGGTAATCGGGAGATTGAATTCAAATTGTTCCAAGGAGCTTAATGAAAAGATcttaatttattattactttagctttttttttttttttttttttttttttttttagggccactcctgtggcatatggaggttcccaggctaggggtcaaatcagagctgtaccacagctcacagccatgccagatccttaacccactgagcaaggccagggatcaaacatgcgtcctcatggttgtTAGTCAGATTCTCTTCCTCCCTAATTTATTACTTTAGACCATGCCCTGTTTGGAAGTCAGATCCAACTACTCCCTGAACCCATTGCACATTTGCAAGGCTTCCCAGAAAATGTTCAGTGAGATGATGATAAACCCTAGGAAGCCTCAAGTTTGGGGGGAAGTGAAAATACTCCTGCAGAGGCGTTCCCTAGTGgcgtggcaggttaaggatccagcattgtcactgctgtcatgtggttttgatgcctggccccagaatttctggatgtggtgggtgcagcccccccccccaaaaaaaaaaaaacgctctTGCAGAGCAAGCCATTCATACATGGCTGCTCAAAATCCAGGCTAGAGCATGATATCCAAGGAGTATcccccaaaaatataaataaaagaaaaaaaaaaaaaacaaaaaacaaaggagtaTCCATCCCAGGCAAGAGAGTTCTCATGTAACCCGTACCCTTTAGGTGTCCACCTGccaaatccattttatttctttttcttactgccCAGCCTGCACCTTGCTGCCTAGGACTCCTGAGCTTCTGCTCTTATCATCTCAGGGATCCACCCTTCATTATGCCCCAGGCCCTTGTCCTTGACTTTTTTCAGGTACCAACTCAGTTACTGTCCATTAGTCTGTGCTTGCTCCTCCATTTCCCCAAGCTCCCACAGCTGCTTTTGTCAGCTTTGATGTGCTGAGCTGGCATTGCCCTTTTGGGCATGGTTTTCCACTCAGCTGCAACTCCTCTCTCTTCTAATTTTTGTTATCCCTCGTCCAGCTTTCCACTTCTGCCCTACGTCTCGAATAAGGAGATTGTCCGTTCTAGCCCAGGCCCCAGATTGTCCTCCTCTTTGCAAGAAGCACGGTAGGACAACACAGGagaatgtgtttgtttgtttgttttttaattaatgcaTGTATAAGGGGCACACTGGGAAGCCACAAAAAAGCTTCCTCTCGCCCGTAGGCACCAGGGGTTCCACTCCCCGGAGGCAACCAGTATTACCAGTTTCTTGAGGCAGTTTGGGTACCTCTGGTAGTCAGGAGTCATGATATAACATCCAGATCCTATTCTCCCAGCAACTGTATTTTACCTGGCAGGAGAGGCTCCATCTAACCACAGCAGATGAAGCCTGGCCCTCTCTCGGGGGCCTCAAAAAGAGAGCCGACCATCCGCAAACCTTGACCATCATTTTCAAGCTGAACCCACAGTCGAGGTAGTCTCTTTGGCTTTCAGGCTGATCTTCACCATCCTGGTTCAgaatgcacatggaatattctctaccACAGGTGGAAGTCCGGGAGGAATAGGCACCTTCCCTGGGGGCGGGTCATTGGGTTTATCTAATCTTTTCTCCACCCATCACCCCACCCTCTGCCTGTGCCACTAATCATGACCAGAAACAGCAAGAATAAAATGTTCACCGGTGTATGATTTTGAAACACATGTGGATGGTTGTGCAGTCTTCTGAAAGCTGCCCCTGGCTCCCAAGTTCTCATTGAGAGGTTATTGTTCAGGAAGAACGGGTACCTGGCACCTGCTTTCCAGAGGCTTCCTTTCAGGTCCATTTCTTTGAGTTCAGACCTAACTTTGGAGATGCCCAGATAAATCTGGATGCCAAAGGACTTGAGAACATCTAGTAAAGGAATGGGGTGCCATTGCGAACTGTCCGTCACTGTGTCACATGCACTGATCAACCAGCCTGCTGTTTGCAGATAGCCTTGCCAGCAGACTCCCTAGACTCCTTGGGATGGGTTCCCAGGGTCCCATGTGGCTCAGTTGGTAAGACTCTTCTTTGCTGCTGGGACTGTTTATGCAACCCCACGTTCTCCAGCTGCTGCTTCGATGTATCCAAGCTATCAGCTTGGATCAGGTTTTTACATCCTACTTGAGGCGACACCCTtgtatttctcttctcttgtctCTGCCTTATCAGATCCTTGCACACACTGTTACAGTTGCATCACCCTTCTCCCAGTATTAATAtccaggggaggagttcccgttgtggctcggtggttaacgaatccgactaggaaccatgaggttgcgggtttgatccctggccttgctcagtgggttaaggatccggcattgccgtgagctgtggtgtaggttgcagacgcagctcggatcccacgttgctg from the Sus scrofa isolate TJ Tabasco breed Duroc chromosome 9, Sscrofa11.1, whole genome shotgun sequence genome contains:
- the LOC102162715 gene encoding putative uncharacterized protein FLJ37770 isoform X1, which codes for MSDRYLEQRISIKFCVKLNKSASETHHLLKEAYGEEVMSRARVFDWHKRFKEGREDIRDDARSGRPVTHRTDENIRKVKDLVCSNRQLTVRMMAEELNLDKETVRLILKENLNMRKVSAKIISGILKGEPQPRKLDFRSDLSKETRKNSSCVGKKGAGSETWSPLQCKAGGEMPLPLSHPKIHYPASQLLQPSSSASLPTRAAQDWFTPW
- the LOC102162715 gene encoding putative uncharacterized protein FLJ37770 isoform X2 translates to MSDRYLEQRISIKFCVKLNKSASETHHLLKEAYGEEVMSRARVFDWHKRFKEGREDIRDDARSGRPVTHRTDENIRKVKDLVCSNRQLTVRMMAEELNLDKETVRLILKENLNMRKVSAKIISGILKGEPQPRKLDFRSDLSKETRKNSSCVGKKGAVICVFWVCTVDKFSTSSDSVPHLSRLYGPSGNGIITSWFPISSLAATLAPIKDTSMPFIKTTWEALGRCSSDVPPAPPTVVPRLPRWSQAHRRF